From Streptomyces sp. NBC_00237, a single genomic window includes:
- a CDS encoding elongation factor G-like protein EF-G2, translating to MGDKTRASAHPGAAGRAPGADHPASVRNVVLVGHSGSGKTTLVEALALAAGAVNRAGRVEDGTTVSDHDEIEHRQQRSVQLSLVPVAWDGIKINLLDTPGYADFVGELRAGLRAADAALFVVSASDGVDGATRMVWEECAAVGMPRAIVVTHLEAARANFESMTDFCASAFGGDDPDAVLPLYLPLYGDHGPDGHAPVAGLLGLLSQKIYDYSSGERKELEPDPAQLPRIQAARDRLIEGIIAESEDESLMDRYLDGEDIDLKTLVDDLERGVARGTFHPVLAAAPAPEGSRQGLGTVEILELITGGFPTPAEHELPAVTTPQGTPAPPLTCDPAGPLVAEVVKTASDPYVGRISLVRVFSGTLRPDETIHVSGHGLADRGHEDHDVDERVGALSSPFGKQQRTLSHCVAGDLACVAKLTRAETGDTLSARDNPLLMEPWQMPDPLLPLAIQAHSKADEDKLSQGLARLVAEDPTMRLEQNQATRQLVLWCLGEAHRDVALERLRSRYGVQVDAVDHKVSLRETFGERTAGRGRHVKQSGGHGQYAICEIDVEPLPPGTGIEFVDKVVGGAVPRQFIPSVEKGVRAQAARGLATGYPLVDVRITLRDGKAHSVDSSDAAFQTAGALALREAAADARIDLLEPVAAVTVLVPDDYVGPVMSDLSGRRGRVVGTEQAGHGRTLVRAEVPEIEIGRYAVDLRSVSHGTGRFHRTYARHEPMPPQLAGKFREREQNGG from the coding sequence ATGGGCGACAAGACACGCGCGAGCGCACATCCCGGAGCCGCCGGCAGGGCTCCAGGGGCCGACCACCCCGCATCCGTACGGAACGTGGTGCTGGTCGGCCACAGCGGATCGGGCAAGACCACCCTGGTGGAGGCCCTCGCGCTCGCCGCGGGGGCAGTGAACCGGGCGGGCCGCGTCGAGGACGGGACCACCGTCTCCGACCACGACGAGATCGAGCACCGCCAGCAACGCTCCGTACAACTCTCCCTCGTCCCCGTCGCATGGGACGGCATCAAGATCAACCTCCTCGACACACCCGGATACGCCGACTTCGTCGGGGAGCTGAGGGCCGGTCTGCGCGCCGCGGACGCGGCCCTCTTCGTCGTCTCCGCCTCCGACGGCGTCGACGGCGCGACCCGCATGGTGTGGGAGGAGTGCGCCGCCGTCGGCATGCCGCGCGCCATCGTGGTGACCCATCTGGAGGCCGCCCGCGCCAACTTCGAGTCGATGACCGACTTCTGCGCCTCCGCCTTCGGGGGCGACGACCCGGACGCCGTACTCCCGCTCTACCTCCCGCTGTACGGGGACCACGGGCCCGACGGGCACGCCCCCGTGGCCGGACTCCTCGGCCTGCTCTCGCAGAAGATCTACGACTACTCCTCCGGCGAACGCAAGGAACTCGAACCCGACCCCGCCCAACTCCCCCGCATCCAGGCGGCCCGCGACCGGCTCATCGAGGGCATCATCGCCGAGAGCGAGGACGAGTCCCTGATGGACCGCTACCTCGACGGCGAGGACATCGACCTCAAGACCCTCGTCGACGACCTCGAACGGGGCGTCGCCCGGGGCACGTTCCACCCCGTGCTCGCCGCCGCGCCCGCCCCTGAGGGCAGCCGCCAGGGCCTGGGCACGGTCGAGATCCTGGAGCTGATCACCGGCGGCTTCCCGACCCCCGCCGAACACGAACTGCCCGCCGTCACCACCCCCCAGGGCACGCCCGCACCCCCGCTGACCTGCGACCCGGCGGGCCCGCTCGTCGCCGAGGTGGTCAAGACCGCCTCCGACCCCTACGTCGGCCGGATCTCCCTCGTCCGCGTCTTCTCCGGCACCCTGCGCCCCGACGAGACCATCCACGTCTCCGGGCACGGCCTCGCCGACCGGGGCCACGAGGACCACGATGTCGACGAGCGGGTCGGCGCCCTCTCCTCACCCTTCGGCAAACAGCAGCGCACCCTCTCCCACTGCGTCGCGGGCGACCTCGCCTGCGTGGCGAAACTCACCCGCGCCGAAACCGGCGACACCCTCTCCGCCCGGGACAACCCGCTGCTCATGGAGCCGTGGCAGATGCCCGACCCGCTCCTCCCGCTCGCCATCCAGGCCCACAGCAAGGCCGACGAGGACAAGCTCTCCCAAGGACTCGCCCGGCTCGTCGCCGAGGACCCGACCATGCGCCTGGAGCAGAACCAGGCCACCCGCCAGCTCGTCCTGTGGTGCCTGGGCGAGGCGCACCGCGACGTCGCCCTGGAACGGCTGCGTTCCCGGTACGGGGTCCAGGTCGACGCCGTCGACCACAAAGTGTCGCTGCGCGAGACCTTCGGCGAACGGACCGCCGGACGCGGACGGCACGTCAAACAGTCCGGCGGCCACGGCCAGTACGCCATCTGCGAGATCGACGTGGAGCCGCTGCCGCCCGGCACGGGCATCGAATTCGTCGACAAGGTGGTCGGCGGCGCGGTGCCACGCCAGTTCATCCCCTCCGTCGAGAAGGGCGTACGCGCCCAGGCCGCCCGGGGCCTCGCCACCGGATACCCCCTGGTCGACGTACGGATCACGCTGCGGGACGGCAAGGCCCACTCGGTGGACTCCTCCGACGCCGCCTTCCAGACGGCGGGCGCCCTCGCGCTCAGGGAAGCGGCCGCCGACGCCCGCATCGACCTCCTCGAACCCGTCGCCGCCGTCACCGTCCTGGTCCCCGACGACTACGTGGGGCCCGTCATGAGCGACCTCTCCGGCAGGCGCGGCCGCGTCGTCGGCACCGAACAGGCGGGCCACGGCCGCACCCTGGTCCGGGCCGAGGTCCCCGAGATCGAGATCGGCCGGTACGCCGTCGACCTGCGGTCCGTCTCGCACGGCACCGGCCGCTTCCACCGAACGTACGCACGGCACGAACCCATGCCACCCCAGCTCGCGGGCAAATTCCGCGAACGGGAGCAAAACGGCGGCTAG
- the pgsA gene encoding phosphatidylinositol phosphate synthase, whose protein sequence is MLNKYARAFFTRVLTPFAAFLLRRGVSPDAVTLIGTAGVMAGALVFFPRGEFFWGTIVITLFVFSDLVDGNMARQAGVSSRWGAFLDSTLDRVADAGIFGGLALWYAGDGNDNVLCAVSIFCLASGQVVSYTKARGEAIGLPVAVNGLVERAERLVITLVAAGVAGLHTFGLPGVEILLPIALWVVAVGSLVTLGQRVVTVRRESAEADAATGNGAAS, encoded by the coding sequence ATGCTGAACAAGTACGCGCGTGCATTCTTCACGCGTGTCCTCACACCGTTTGCCGCATTTCTGCTCCGCCGCGGAGTCAGTCCGGATGCGGTCACCCTCATCGGTACTGCCGGGGTGATGGCGGGTGCGCTGGTCTTCTTCCCCCGCGGGGAGTTCTTCTGGGGCACCATCGTCATCACCCTCTTCGTCTTCTCCGACCTCGTCGACGGCAACATGGCCCGGCAGGCGGGGGTGTCCAGCAGGTGGGGCGCGTTCCTCGACTCGACGCTGGACCGGGTGGCCGACGCGGGCATCTTCGGCGGGCTCGCGCTCTGGTACGCGGGCGACGGCAACGACAACGTGCTGTGCGCGGTGTCCATCTTCTGCCTGGCGAGCGGCCAGGTCGTCTCGTACACCAAGGCCCGTGGTGAGGCGATCGGACTGCCGGTCGCCGTGAACGGGCTCGTCGAGCGGGCGGAGCGGCTGGTCATCACGCTGGTCGCGGCCGGTGTCGCGGGGCTGCACACGTTCGGGCTGCCGGGTGTGGAGATCCTGCTGCCGATCGCGTTGTGGGTCGTCGCGGTGGGTTCCCTGGTGACGCTGGGGCAACGGGTGGTGACGGTACGCCGGGAGTCCGCCGAGGCGGACGCGGCGACGGGGAACGGGGCCGCGTCATGA
- a CDS encoding phosphatidylinositol mannoside acyltransferase: protein MSKPSESAEEERPSVKDRLVDGLYGLGWAGVKKLPEPVVVKLGRTIADQVWKRRGKSVLRLESNLARVVPDASPARLRALSKAGMRSYMRYWMESFRLPSWTPERIAADVRIADNHRITEALESGRGVVLALPHMGNWDLAGVWVTSCLGHPFTTVAERLKPESLYDRFVAYRESLGMEVLPHTGGSAFGTLARRLRGGGLVCLVADRDLSASGVEVKYFGESAKMPAGPAILAQQTGALLLPVTLWYDGPKMMRGRIHPPVDVPETGTRGEKTSAMTQALADAFATGIAEHPEDWHMLQRLWTADLEPRREGQE from the coding sequence ATGAGCAAGCCTTCCGAAAGCGCGGAGGAAGAGCGTCCGTCGGTCAAGGACCGACTGGTCGACGGGTTGTACGGGCTCGGCTGGGCCGGAGTGAAGAAACTCCCCGAACCCGTCGTCGTGAAGCTCGGCCGCACCATCGCCGACCAGGTGTGGAAGCGGCGCGGCAAGAGCGTGCTGCGCCTGGAGTCCAACCTCGCCCGGGTGGTCCCGGACGCGAGCCCGGCCAGGCTGCGGGCCCTGTCCAAGGCGGGCATGCGCTCGTACATGCGGTACTGGATGGAGTCCTTCCGGCTGCCCTCGTGGACGCCGGAACGTATCGCCGCCGATGTCCGCATCGCCGACAACCACCGGATAACCGAGGCGCTGGAGAGCGGCCGGGGCGTGGTGCTCGCCCTGCCGCACATGGGGAACTGGGACCTGGCCGGGGTGTGGGTGACCAGCTGCCTGGGGCACCCGTTCACGACCGTGGCCGAGCGGCTGAAGCCGGAGTCCCTGTACGACCGGTTCGTCGCGTACCGCGAGAGTCTCGGCATGGAGGTCCTCCCGCACACGGGCGGCTCCGCCTTCGGGACCCTGGCGCGCAGGCTGCGGGGCGGCGGCCTGGTCTGTCTGGTCGCGGACCGGGACCTGTCCGCTTCGGGCGTGGAGGTCAAGTACTTCGGCGAGAGCGCCAAGATGCCCGCCGGGCCCGCGATCCTGGCACAGCAGACGGGGGCGCTGCTGCTGCCGGTGACGCTGTGGTACGACGGTCCGAAGATGATGCGGGGGCGCATTCATCCGCCCGTCGACGTGCCCGAGACAGGTACGCGCGGGGAGAAGACGTCCGCGATGACACAGGCGCTGGCCGATGCCTTCGCCACCGGGATCGCCGAGCATCCGGAGGACTGGCACATGCTGCAGAGGCTGTGGACCGCGGATCTGGAGCCCCGGCGGGAGGGCCAGGAGTGA
- a CDS encoding glycosyltransferase family 4 protein, with product MKVGIVCPYSWDVPGGVQFHIRDLAEHLIGLGHEVSVLAPADDDTPLPEYVVSAGRAVPVPYNGSVARLSFGFLSAARVRKWLHDGAFDVVHIHEPAAPSLGLLTCWAAQGPIVATFHTSTARSRVMLAAYPILQPALEKISARIAVSEYARRTLVEHLGGDAVTIPNGVDVDFFAKAEPKEEWQGETLGFIGRIDEPRKGLPVLMRALPKILAERPGTRLLVAGRGDEKEAVASLPEEMRSRVEFLGMVSDEDKARLLRSVDVYVAPNTGGESFGIILVEAMSAGAPVLASDLDAFAQVLDQGAAGDLFANEDADALAEAAVRLLGDAGRRAGLSERGAAHVRRFDWSTVAADILSVYETVTDGANAVAAADDEKPGRRGRLRLARD from the coding sequence GTGAAGGTCGGGATCGTCTGCCCGTACTCCTGGGACGTGCCGGGCGGCGTCCAGTTCCACATCCGGGACCTCGCCGAGCACCTGATCGGGCTCGGGCACGAGGTGTCGGTGCTGGCTCCGGCGGACGACGACACGCCGCTGCCGGAGTACGTGGTCTCGGCGGGGCGTGCGGTTCCGGTTCCGTACAACGGGTCGGTGGCCAGGCTGAGCTTCGGATTCCTGTCGGCGGCGCGGGTGCGCAAGTGGCTGCACGACGGGGCCTTCGACGTGGTGCACATCCACGAGCCCGCCGCTCCGTCGCTCGGGCTGCTGACCTGCTGGGCGGCGCAGGGGCCGATCGTCGCGACGTTCCACACCTCGACGGCGCGGTCGCGGGTCATGCTGGCGGCGTACCCGATCCTCCAGCCGGCGCTGGAGAAGATCAGCGCGCGGATCGCGGTGAGCGAGTACGCGCGGCGGACGCTGGTGGAGCACCTGGGCGGTGACGCGGTCACCATTCCCAACGGGGTGGATGTCGACTTCTTCGCGAAGGCGGAGCCCAAGGAGGAGTGGCAGGGCGAGACGCTCGGGTTCATCGGGCGGATCGACGAGCCGCGCAAGGGGCTGCCCGTGCTGATGAGGGCGCTGCCGAAGATCCTGGCCGAGCGGCCAGGGACGAGGCTGCTGGTCGCGGGGCGCGGCGACGAGAAGGAGGCCGTGGCGTCCCTGCCGGAGGAGATGCGCTCCCGGGTGGAGTTCCTCGGCATGGTCAGCGACGAGGACAAGGCGCGGCTGCTGCGCAGCGTTGATGTGTACGTGGCGCCCAACACGGGTGGCGAGAGCTTCGGGATCATCCTCGTCGAGGCGATGTCGGCCGGTGCGCCGGTGCTGGCGAGCGATCTGGACGCCTTCGCGCAGGTGCTGGACCAGGGGGCGGCGGGTGACCTGTTCGCCAACGAGGACGCGGACGCGCTGGCGGAGGCCGCGGTGCGGCTGCTGGGGGACGCGGGGCGTCGGGCCGGGCTGAGCGAGCGGGGGGCGGCGCACGTGCGGCGCTTCGACTGGTCGACGGTGGCAGCGGACATCCTCTCGGTCTACGAGACGGTCACGGACGGCGCGAACGCGGTGGCGGCGGCGGACGACGAGAAGCCCGGCAGGCGGGGACGGCTGAGGCTGGCGCGGGACTGA
- the pdxS gene encoding pyridoxal 5'-phosphate synthase lyase subunit PdxS, whose protein sequence is MSSTPTPQSPATGTDRVKRGMAEQLKGGVIMDVVNAEQAKIAEDAGAVAVMALERVPADIRKDGGVARMSDPNMIEEIIEAVSIPVMAKSRIGHFVEAQVLQSLGVDYIDESEVLTPADEVNHSDKWAFTTPFVCGATNLGEALRRIAEGAAMIRSKGEAGTGNVVEAVRHLRQIKNEIAKLRGFDNNELFAAAKELRAPYELVKEVAELGKLPVVLFSAGGVATPADAALMRQLGAEGVFVGSGIFKSGDPAKRAAAIVRATTFFDDPKIIADASRNLGEAMVGINCDTLPESERYANRGW, encoded by the coding sequence ATGTCCAGCACCCCCACCCCCCAGTCCCCGGCCACCGGCACCGACCGCGTCAAGCGCGGCATGGCCGAGCAGCTCAAGGGCGGCGTGATCATGGACGTCGTCAACGCCGAGCAGGCGAAGATCGCCGAGGACGCGGGCGCCGTCGCCGTCATGGCGCTGGAGCGGGTGCCCGCCGACATCCGCAAGGACGGCGGAGTGGCCCGGATGTCCGACCCCAACATGATCGAAGAGATCATCGAGGCCGTCTCCATCCCGGTCATGGCGAAGTCCCGCATCGGCCACTTCGTCGAGGCCCAGGTCCTCCAGTCGCTCGGTGTCGACTACATCGACGAGTCCGAGGTCCTCACCCCGGCCGACGAGGTCAACCACTCCGACAAGTGGGCGTTCACCACCCCCTTCGTCTGTGGTGCCACCAACCTGGGCGAGGCCCTGCGCCGCATCGCCGAGGGCGCAGCCATGATCCGCTCCAAGGGCGAGGCCGGTACGGGCAACGTCGTCGAGGCGGTCCGTCACCTGCGCCAGATCAAGAACGAGATCGCCAAGCTGCGCGGCTTCGACAACAACGAGCTGTTCGCCGCCGCCAAGGAGCTCCGCGCCCCGTACGAGCTGGTCAAGGAGGTCGCCGAGCTCGGCAAGCTCCCGGTCGTGCTGTTCTCCGCCGGTGGCGTCGCCACCCCCGCCGACGCGGCGCTGATGCGCCAGCTCGGTGCCGAGGGCGTCTTCGTCGGCTCCGGCATCTTCAAGTCCGGCGACCCGGCCAAGCGTGCCGCCGCCATCGTCCGCGCCACTACCTTCTTCGACGACCCGAAGATCATCGCGGACGCCTCCCGCAACCTGGGCGAGGCCATGGTCGGCATCAACTGCGACACCCTCCCCGAGTCCGAGCGCTACGCCAACCGGGGCTGGTAA
- the pdxT gene encoding pyridoxal 5'-phosphate synthase glutaminase subunit PdxT, whose amino-acid sequence MKANPVVGVLALQGDVREHLIALAVADATAREVRRPEELAEVDGLVIPGGESTTISKLATLFGLLEPLRERIADGMPVYGTCAGMILLADKVLDPRSGQETLGGIDMIVRRNAFGRQNESFESTVDVTGIEGGPVEGVFIRAPWVESIGVDVEVLAEHGGHIVAVRQKNALATSFHPELTGDHRVHAMFVEMVRTAG is encoded by the coding sequence ATGAAGGCCAACCCCGTTGTCGGCGTCCTGGCTCTCCAGGGCGACGTACGGGAGCACTTGATCGCCCTGGCCGTGGCCGACGCCACGGCCAGGGAGGTCAGGCGTCCCGAAGAGCTCGCCGAGGTCGACGGGCTGGTGATCCCGGGCGGCGAGTCCACCACCATCTCCAAGCTGGCCACCCTCTTCGGCCTGCTGGAGCCGCTGCGCGAGCGCATCGCCGACGGCATGCCGGTGTACGGAACCTGCGCCGGGATGATCCTCCTCGCCGACAAGGTCCTCGACCCGCGCTCCGGCCAGGAGACCCTCGGCGGCATCGACATGATCGTCCGCCGCAACGCCTTCGGACGGCAGAACGAGTCCTTCGAGTCGACCGTCGACGTCACCGGAATCGAGGGCGGCCCCGTCGAGGGCGTCTTCATTCGCGCGCCGTGGGTGGAGTCGATCGGGGTCGACGTCGAGGTGCTCGCGGAGCACGGCGGTCACATCGTCGCCGTACGGCAGAAAAACGCTCTCGCGACGTCCTTCCACCCGGAACTCACCGGCGATCACCGGGTGCACGCGATGTTCGTGGAGATGGTGCGCACCGCCGGCTGA
- a CDS encoding YebC/PmpR family DNA-binding transcriptional regulator translates to MSGHSKWATTKHKKAVIDAKRGKLFAKLIKNIEVAARTGGIDPEGNPTLVDAIQKAKKSSVPNKNIDSAVKRGGGLEAGGADYETIMYEGYGPNGVAVLIECLTDNRNRAASDVRVAMTRNGGSMADPGSVSYLFNRKGVVIVPKGELSEDDVLGAVLDAGAEEVNDLGDTFEVISEATDLVAVRTALQEAGIDYDSADANFVPTMQVELEEEGARKIFKLIDALEDSDDVQNVFANFDVSDKVMAALDEE, encoded by the coding sequence ATGTCCGGCCACTCTAAATGGGCTACGACGAAGCACAAGAAGGCCGTGATTGACGCCAAGCGCGGCAAGCTCTTCGCGAAGCTGATCAAGAACATCGAAGTCGCGGCCCGCACGGGCGGCATCGACCCCGAGGGCAATCCCACGCTGGTCGACGCCATCCAGAAGGCGAAGAAGAGCTCCGTCCCCAACAAGAACATCGACTCCGCGGTCAAGCGCGGCGGCGGTCTTGAGGCGGGCGGCGCCGACTACGAGACGATCATGTACGAGGGTTACGGCCCGAACGGTGTCGCGGTGCTCATCGAGTGCCTCACCGACAACCGCAACCGTGCCGCCTCCGACGTGCGCGTCGCCATGACCCGCAACGGCGGCTCGATGGCCGACCCGGGTTCCGTCTCGTACCTCTTCAACCGCAAGGGCGTCGTCATCGTCCCCAAGGGCGAGCTCTCCGAGGACGACGTGCTGGGCGCGGTGCTCGACGCGGGTGCCGAAGAGGTCAACGACCTCGGCGACACCTTCGAGGTGATCAGCGAGGCCACCGACCTGGTCGCGGTACGCACCGCGCTCCAGGAGGCGGGCATCGACTACGACTCCGCCGACGCCAACTTCGTGCCGACCATGCAGGTCGAGCTGGAGGAAGAGGGCGCACGCAAGATCTTCAAGCTGATCGACGCGCTGGAGGACAGCGACGACGTGCAGAACGTCTTCGCCAACTTCGACGTCAGCGACAAGGTCATGGCCGCGCTCGACGAAGAGTAG
- the ruvC gene encoding crossover junction endodeoxyribonuclease RuvC, with protein MRVLGVDPGLTRCGVGVVEGVAGRPLTMCGVGVVRTPADAELGLRLVAIEQGIEQWLDDYRPEVVAVERVFSQHNVATVMGTAQASAVAMLCASRRGIPVALHTPSEVKAAVSGSGRADKAQVGAMVTRLLRLDAPPKPADAADALALAICHIWRAPAQNRLQQAVAAHTSRTAPVRPAQRAAQKGRTS; from the coding sequence GTGCGGGTACTGGGCGTGGACCCGGGGCTGACCCGGTGCGGTGTCGGCGTGGTCGAGGGAGTGGCCGGACGGCCGCTGACCATGTGCGGGGTGGGTGTCGTCCGGACGCCCGCCGACGCCGAGTTGGGCCTGCGCCTGGTCGCCATCGAGCAGGGCATCGAGCAGTGGCTCGACGACTACCGCCCCGAAGTCGTCGCCGTGGAAAGGGTGTTCAGCCAGCACAACGTGGCGACGGTAATGGGCACCGCCCAGGCCAGCGCGGTCGCCATGCTGTGCGCGTCCCGGCGCGGCATCCCGGTCGCCCTGCACACCCCCAGCGAGGTCAAGGCCGCCGTCAGCGGCAGCGGCCGGGCCGACAAGGCGCAGGTCGGGGCGATGGTGACCCGGCTGCTGCGGCTCGACGCCCCGCCGAAACCCGCCGACGCGGCCGACGCCCTCGCCCTCGCCATCTGCCACATCTGGCGGGCCCCCGCGCAGAACCGGCTCCAGCAGGCCGTCGCCGCGCACACCTCCCGTACCGCTCCCGTTCGTCCAGCTCAGAGAGCAGCTCAGAAAGGCCGCACCTCATGA
- the ruvA gene encoding Holliday junction branch migration protein RuvA, producing the protein MIAFVSGPVAALAPTTAVIEVGGIGMAVQCTPNTLSTLRMGQNAKLATSLVVREDSLTLYGFADDDERQVFELLQTASGVGPRLAQAMLAVHSPDALRLAVSTGDEKALTAVPGIGKKGAQKLLLELKDRLGAPLGTGAQLGTQRVASGPAPWTEQLNAALIGLGYASREAEEAVAAVTPQAEAALAGGTQPPVPQLLRAALQTLNRTR; encoded by the coding sequence ATGATCGCCTTCGTCAGTGGCCCGGTGGCCGCCCTCGCCCCCACCACCGCGGTGATCGAGGTCGGTGGCATCGGCATGGCCGTCCAGTGCACGCCGAACACGCTGTCCACGCTCCGCATGGGCCAGAACGCCAAGCTCGCCACCTCCCTCGTCGTACGGGAGGACTCGCTCACGCTGTACGGCTTCGCGGACGACGACGAGCGCCAGGTCTTCGAGCTCCTCCAGACCGCCAGCGGCGTCGGCCCCCGTCTCGCCCAGGCCATGCTCGCCGTGCACAGCCCCGACGCGCTGCGCCTCGCGGTGTCCACGGGCGACGAGAAGGCGCTGACCGCCGTCCCCGGCATCGGCAAGAAGGGCGCGCAGAAGCTCCTCCTCGAACTGAAGGACCGGCTCGGCGCCCCGCTGGGCACGGGCGCACAACTCGGCACCCAGCGCGTCGCCTCAGGCCCCGCCCCCTGGACCGAGCAGCTGAACGCCGCGCTCATCGGTCTCGGCTACGCCTCCCGCGAGGCCGAGGAAGCAGTCGCGGCCGTCACCCCGCAGGCCGAGGCCGCGCTCGCCGGGGGCACCCAGCCGCCCGTGCCGCAGTTGCTGCGGGCCGCCCTCCAGACCCTCAACCGCACCCGCTGA
- the ruvB gene encoding Holliday junction branch migration DNA helicase RuvB gives MNWDETGPDTAADPRLVDSSADGEDQAVEAALRPKDLDEFVGQEKVREQLDLVLRAARARGATADHVLLSGAPGLGKTTLSMIIAAEMGAPIRITSGPAIQHAGDLAAILSSLQEGEVLFLDEIHRMSRPAEEMLYMAMEDFRVDVIVGKGPGATAIPLELPPFTLVGATTRAGLLPPPLRDRFGFTGHMEFYEPAELERVIHRSARLLDVEIGADGAAEIAGRSRGTPRIANRLLRRVRDYAQVKTDGSIIDKDVANAALKVYEVDPRGLDRLDRAVLGALLKLFGGGPVGLSTLAVAVGEERETVEEVAEPFLVREGLLARTPRGRVATPAAWAHLGLVPPQQGTAQGGQPGLFGA, from the coding sequence ATGAACTGGGACGAGACCGGACCCGACACCGCCGCCGACCCGAGGCTGGTCGACTCCTCCGCCGACGGCGAGGACCAGGCGGTCGAGGCCGCGCTGCGCCCCAAGGACCTGGACGAGTTCGTCGGCCAGGAGAAGGTCCGCGAGCAGCTCGACCTGGTGCTCCGGGCCGCCCGCGCCCGAGGTGCCACCGCCGACCACGTGCTCCTCTCCGGCGCTCCCGGCCTCGGCAAGACCACCCTCTCCATGATCATTGCCGCTGAGATGGGCGCCCCGATCCGCATCACCAGCGGCCCGGCCATCCAGCACGCGGGCGACCTCGCCGCGATCCTCTCCTCCCTCCAGGAGGGCGAGGTCCTCTTCCTCGACGAGATCCACCGGATGTCCCGCCCCGCCGAGGAAATGCTGTACATGGCGATGGAGGACTTCCGCGTCGACGTCATCGTCGGCAAGGGCCCCGGCGCCACCGCCATCCCGCTCGAACTGCCGCCCTTCACCCTGGTCGGCGCGACCACCCGGGCCGGACTCCTGCCGCCGCCGCTGCGCGACCGCTTCGGCTTCACCGGGCACATGGAGTTCTACGAGCCCGCCGAGCTGGAGCGCGTCATCCACCGCTCCGCCCGCCTCCTCGACGTCGAGATCGGCGCCGACGGGGCCGCCGAGATCGCCGGCCGCTCCCGGGGCACCCCCCGCATCGCCAACCGGCTGCTGCGCCGGGTCCGCGACTACGCCCAGGTCAAGACCGACGGCTCGATCATCGACAAGGACGTCGCGAACGCCGCCCTCAAGGTGTACGAGGTGGACCCGCGCGGCCTGGACCGCCTCGACCGGGCCGTCCTCGGGGCGCTCCTCAAGCTCTTCGGCGGCGGACCCGTCGGCCTCTCCACCCTCGCCGTCGCCGTGGGGGAGGAGCGCGAGACCGTCGAGGAGGTCGCCGAGCCCTTCCTCGTACGAGAAGGTCTTCTGGCCAGAACACCGCGCGGACGGGTCGCCACTCCCGCCGCGTGGGCCCACCTGGGGCTCGTGCCGCCCCAGCAGGGCACCGCTCAAGGCGGACAACCGGGTCTGTTCGGGGCGTGA
- the yajC gene encoding preprotein translocase subunit YajC: MSLVTLLPFIVLIGAMFLMTRSAKKKQQAAAQMRNEMQPGTGVRTIGGMYATVKEVHDDTVLLEVAPGVHAVYAKNSIGAVLSDEEYNRIVHGEDAAELDSDTPVVPDDASSLTGSDDDADAPRIDLGKKPEAADGEAAADAGVEPKDKKADGEGDAK, translated from the coding sequence GTGAGTCTCGTGACCCTCCTCCCTTTCATCGTGCTCATCGGGGCCATGTTCCTGATGACCCGGTCCGCCAAGAAGAAGCAGCAGGCCGCTGCGCAGATGCGCAACGAAATGCAGCCCGGCACCGGCGTGCGCACCATCGGCGGCATGTACGCCACGGTCAAGGAGGTGCATGACGACACGGTGCTTCTTGAGGTCGCCCCGGGCGTCCACGCCGTTTACGCGAAGAACTCCATCGGTGCGGTCCTCTCCGACGAGGAGTACAACCGCATCGTGCACGGCGAGGACGCCGCCGAGCTCGACTCCGACACCCCCGTCGTCCCGGACGACGCCTCGTCGCTGACCGGCTCGGACGACGACGCGGACGCGCCGCGCATCGACCTCGGCAAGAAGCCCGAGGCCGCCGACGGCGAAGCCGCAGCGGACGCCGGCGTCGAGCCGAAGGACAAGAAGGCCGACGGCGAGGGCGACGCGAAGTAG